One genomic region from Diachasmimorpha longicaudata isolate KC_UGA_2023 chromosome 18, iyDiaLong2, whole genome shotgun sequence encodes:
- the LOC135171047 gene encoding uncharacterized protein F54H12.2-like — MAFRHSHSSECVKSELDLFTIPPTQTSLGEEYIDLAHTMIKVRARIVRPDRAAALDDSVGPLLRLQIICPHSLEFHFGLRIAMDSTAVATGDARTNNGLAARQAFTKGGKTFDLLGHLHCDVFNQDKFLMNGVELRVRLIRAKDAYRLMDDSALNYKVHIEEASLLVRRVKLSPGILIAHTKTLAKTTAKYPLTRVEVKSFVLHRGIMEETIDNAILGQLPNRFILGFVENVSFNGSRKKNPFNFQNFGINFLCLNVDGRQVPTKPLQPSFTSDVCLDVEAFNTLFAGTGTHFGDHGNNISRPAYSEGFCLFAFDLTPDLSASSAGHWNLVKSGSIRIQVRIHGATEKNINCVLYAEYDNLLEIDSTRQVIVDYSG; from the exons ATGGCGTTTCgacattcgcactcttctgagtgtgtgaagtcggagttggacctatttaccataccacctacccaaacaa gccttggagaagaatatattgatttggcacataccatgatcaaagttcgcgccagaatcgTGAGACCCGATCGCGCTGCTGCTCTAGACGACTCTGTTGgtcct ttgttacgcctccaaataatCTGTCCTCACAGCTTGGAATTTCactttgggctacggatagcAATGGATTCTACTGCTGTAGCGACCGGCGATGCGAGAACCAACAATGGGCTAGCGGCACGTCAGGCAtttactaaaggtggaaaaacatttgatctactgggacatttacattgtgacgtgttcaatcaagataagtttttgatgaatggcgtagagttacgcgttcgtcttatccgtgcaaaggatGCCTATCGTCTTATGGACGATAGTGCCCTGAATTATAAGGTGCACAtagaagaagcctccttgctagttcgccgtgtgaaactcagccctggaattttgatagctcacactaaaacgcttgcaaagacaactgcgaaatatcctttgacacgggtggaggtcaaatcttttgttctccatagGGGGATTATGGaagagacaatagacaatgccattTTGGGGCAACTGCCTAACAGAttcatactgggatttgttgaaaatgtcagtttcaacggatcgaggaagaagaatcccttcaactttcaaaatttcgggataaactttttatgcctgaatgtcgatggacgtcaagtacctacaaaacctctgcaaCCGAGTTTCACCTCTGACGtctgcctagatgtggaggcattcaacaccctatttgctggtactggaacacatttcgGCGACCATGGAAATAACATCTCGCGGCCGGCCTATTCCGAgggattttgcttgttcgcattcgatctgactcctgatttatctgcaagttccgctggccattggaatctggtgaaaagtggaagtattcgcattCAAGTTCGCATCCATGGAGCAACAGAGAAGAATATAAATTGCGtgttgtacgccgaatatgacaatttgctagaaattgattccacaaggcaggttattgtcgactacagtggGTGA